TTCTGATCTGTATGCCATGAAATTTAATCCTGTTTCAGATCGTCGTAATTTTACATCTCAAAAAAATCAAGATTACTTTAAACAACAAACTGAAGAATTGTATGCAACTGAAATCGACGGTTTCGCCCTCGATATTCGCTCAGAAATGAAAAAACTAGATTGGTGCGATGTGCTCATTTTTCAGTTTCCCCTGTGGTGGTTTTCTGTTCCAGCAATTCTTAAAGGCTGGGTTGATCGAGTATTCGCGATGGGACGTATTTATGGTGGTGGGAAATGGTATGACAACGGTACGTTTCAAGGCAAAAAAGCAATGTTGTCATTGACTACTGGTGCTCCTGAAACTAGATATAGCGAAACAGGATTAAATGGATTTATTGACGATCTCTTGTTTCCTATTCATCATGGAATCTTTCATTATGTGGGATTTGATGTATTACCACCGTTTATCGCTTGGGCAGTCAATCGTGTAAGCGAAGAACAAAGACAGCATTATTT
The sequence above is a segment of the Chroogloeocystis siderophila 5.2 s.c.1 genome. Coding sequences within it:
- a CDS encoding NAD(P)H-dependent oxidoreductase — its product is MKVFIVHAHPEPKSFNGALTRHAKVVLENAAHEVKISDLYAMKFNPVSDRRNFTSQKNQDYFKQQTEELYATEIDGFALDIRSEMKKLDWCDVLIFQFPLWWFSVPAILKGWVDRVFAMGRIYGGGKWYDNGTFQGKKAMLSLTTGAPETRYSETGLNGFIDDLLFPIHHGIFHYVGFDVLPPFIAWAVNRVSEEQRQHYLETYQQRLLSIDKTPAIAYPALADYDENFQLKSANEAS